A single Candidatus Polarisedimenticolia bacterium DNA region contains:
- a CDS encoding thermonuclease family protein, protein MRPRALAAVVVPLLLGTLAFSAAGDEVGTVLRVVDGDTLQVRIGGKAEKVRLIGVDTPESVDPRRPVQHFGKEAAEFTRRLASGSRVTLRAEDGAPGRDKYDRLLRYVFLPDGRLLNAEIIRLGYGHAYTRYPFSRMKEFRAYERQARENGLGLWAGGARGERPAVSQPPSSVRREIYVGSLRGRVYHRPGCVRAGRIDPDNRIAFADSREASAAGYEPCKLCLRRSPRN, encoded by the coding sequence ATGCGCCCCCGGGCATTGGCCGCAGTCGTCGTCCCGCTGCTCCTCGGGACCCTGGCGTTCTCCGCGGCCGGGGACGAGGTGGGAACCGTCCTGCGCGTCGTGGACGGCGACACGCTTCAGGTGAGGATCGGCGGGAAGGCGGAAAAAGTCCGGCTCATCGGCGTGGACACTCCCGAGAGCGTCGATCCGCGCCGGCCGGTGCAGCATTTCGGCAAGGAGGCTGCCGAGTTCACGCGTCGCCTGGCGTCGGGCAGCCGGGTCACCCTGCGAGCGGAGGACGGGGCGCCCGGGCGCGACAAGTACGACCGTCTCCTGCGATACGTGTTCCTTCCCGATGGCAGGCTGCTGAATGCGGAAATCATCCGGCTGGGGTACGGGCATGCCTACACCCGGTATCCCTTCTCCCGCATGAAGGAGTTCAGGGCGTACGAGAGGCAGGCGCGGGAAAACGGACTGGGGCTCTGGGCAGGCGGCGCCCGGGGGGAGCGGCCCGCCGTCTCGCAGCCGCCGTCTTCAGTGCGAAGGGAGATCTATGTCGGCTCGCTGCGCGGGAGGGTCTATCACCGCCCGGGATGCGTGCGGGCCGGAAGGATCGATCCCGACAACCGGATCGCGTTTGCGGACTCCCGGGAAGCGAGCGCAGCCGGGTATGAACCGTGCAAGCTGTGCCTGCGACGGTCACCCCGGAACTGA
- a CDS encoding nuclear transport factor 2 family protein gives MNSSRASSTSASIRVAMAALAALATCFAPDAVLGSGPATTPAAPAARPARESRAALDKAVADYVGLYTRTTLDRWKVLFHPSLVVAYPGENGTVKARGLDEFFKAQKDYFETGRAIGERLENVRIDAGRRIARVSADFVFVDEGQESRGKLGLHLVETPDGWKITSVLFAYDES, from the coding sequence ATGAACAGTTCCCGCGCGAGCTCGACCAGCGCTTCGATCCGGGTCGCAATGGCCGCCCTGGCGGCGCTCGCGACCTGTTTCGCCCCCGACGCGGTTTTGGGGAGCGGCCCGGCGACCACCCCGGCCGCTCCGGCAGCCCGGCCTGCCCGGGAATCACGCGCCGCGCTCGACAAGGCCGTCGCCGACTATGTGGGGCTCTACACCCGGACGACTCTCGATCGCTGGAAGGTCCTGTTCCACCCGTCTCTTGTGGTGGCCTACCCGGGAGAGAATGGAACGGTCAAGGCCCGCGGTCTCGACGAGTTCTTCAAGGCGCAGAAGGACTACTTCGAGACGGGGCGCGCGATCGGGGAGAGGCTGGAGAACGTCCGGATCGACGCGGGCCGGAGAATCGCCCGGGTGAGCGCCGATTTCGTCTTCGTGGACGAGGGCCAGGAAAGCCGCGGCAAGCTCGGCCTGCACCTCGTCGAAACCCCGGACGGGTGGAAGATCACGTCGGTCCTCTTCGCGTACGACGAATCCTGA
- a CDS encoding zinc ribbon domain-containing protein: MPLYEYACLECLKRFEALVLGSARPACPKCGGHNLEKLVSTFAVGAGGGRTTRASGPPSEAEGPCGSCGDPRGPGSCATG; this comes from the coding sequence ATGCCGTTGTACGAGTATGCCTGCCTCGAATGCTTGAAGCGGTTCGAGGCCCTGGTCCTCGGATCGGCCCGGCCGGCCTGTCCCAAGTGCGGAGGGCACAACCTGGAGAAACTCGTATCCACCTTCGCTGTCGGGGCCGGAGGCGGACGGACGACGCGCGCGTCCGGCCCCCCGAGCGAGGCCGAGGGACCGTGCGGAAGCTGCGGCGACCCTCGAGGTCCCGGCTCCTGCGCGACCGGCTGA
- a CDS encoding thrombospondin type 3 repeat-containing protein, which produces MRGTSIDNGTADWICRSSSQSTAGRPCQSSAGTGSDGIVTVLGDWADEGAGGCPTVSVDGDSPNVAFLTSIQNEGSSSYSGVYLLSSVGFSFGFQGFILDFANPLDSSGEKLVSIGSSRVPTPRATLLTPIAGGQATVSLAWDAAVTHDDCALNLAGTCTDFPGASRPVVDGYAIYARTGPCAAPPTSGRLANWTAPLASPGLLTTTSTPGTSAPLTVPFDQSGVNCTYVTVGLIVGGRQGAAVSNPLVLTNADCDLDGRPDPTDNCRCIANPNQQDTDGDGVGDACDNCVFTPNRDQSDVDSDGRGDVCDNCPATANPTQADADADGDGDVCDNCRTVANPNQADGDVDGVGDACDNCPTAANTNQANADGDAKGDACDNCPSVANSGQADADGDGDGDVCDNCPQDSNPNQADFDRDGSGDACDPCPLFPFVLDCTEKVKTVCISFTSPDGKGSGTVFWRTEFETNVAGFNVVKIDAKGRVQQNPALIPCTQCITGGGDLYEFIIPKHKSGHDIFVEMLRLDGTVQVYGPAIRDCTP; this is translated from the coding sequence GTGAGGGGCACCTCGATCGACAACGGCACGGCGGACTGGATCTGTCGATCATCCAGCCAGTCGACCGCCGGCCGGCCATGCCAGTCCAGTGCCGGCACCGGATCGGACGGCATCGTCACGGTCCTGGGAGACTGGGCGGACGAAGGAGCGGGCGGCTGCCCGACCGTGAGCGTGGACGGCGACTCGCCGAACGTCGCATTCCTGACTTCGATTCAGAATGAGGGGAGCTCCTCCTACAGCGGCGTGTATCTTCTCTCCTCGGTGGGATTCAGTTTCGGCTTCCAGGGCTTCATTTTGGACTTCGCCAACCCTCTCGACTCGAGCGGGGAAAAACTTGTCAGCATTGGCTCCTCGCGCGTGCCGACGCCGCGGGCCACCTTGCTCACGCCGATCGCGGGCGGTCAGGCCACGGTGTCCCTGGCCTGGGACGCGGCCGTCACGCATGACGATTGCGCCCTGAACCTGGCCGGGACGTGCACCGACTTCCCCGGCGCCAGCCGGCCGGTCGTGGACGGCTATGCCATTTACGCCAGGACGGGCCCATGCGCCGCGCCGCCGACCAGCGGCCGTCTCGCAAACTGGACCGCCCCGCTGGCATCGCCCGGACTTCTGACAACCACGTCGACGCCCGGAACGTCGGCCCCGCTCACGGTCCCGTTCGACCAGTCGGGCGTGAACTGCACGTACGTGACCGTGGGACTCATCGTGGGCGGGCGGCAGGGGGCGGCGGTCTCCAACCCCCTGGTCCTGACCAACGCGGATTGCGACCTGGACGGCCGCCCGGATCCGACCGACAACTGCCGGTGCATCGCGAATCCCAACCAGCAGGACACCGACGGCGATGGCGTGGGCGACGCCTGCGACAATTGCGTCTTCACTCCGAACCGCGATCAGAGCGACGTCGACTCGGACGGGCGCGGAGACGTCTGCGACAACTGCCCTGCGACCGCCAATCCCACCCAGGCCGACGCGGACGCGGACGGAGATGGCGATGTCTGCGACAACTGCCGCACGGTCGCCAATCCGAACCAGGCGGACGGCGACGTGGACGGCGTGGGTGACGCCTGCGACAACTGCCCGACCGCTGCCAATACAAACCAGGCCAACGCGGATGGGGATGCGAAAGGAGATGCTTGCGACAACTGCCCGAGCGTCGCAAACTCCGGCCAGGCGGACGCCGACGGGGACGGAGATGGCGATGTCTGCGACAACTGCCCGCAGGACTCGAATCCCAATCAGGCCGATTTCGACCGGGACGGCTCCGGGGATGCGTGCGATCCCTGCCCGCTGTTCCCCTTCGTCCTCGACTGCACCGAGAAGGTCAAGACCGTGTGCATCTCCTTCACGAGCCCGGATGGCAAGGGTTCGGGCACGGTCTTCTGGAGGACGGAATTCGAGACGAACGTCGCCGGCTTCAATGTCGTGAAGATCGACGCGAAGGGCCGCGTGCAGCAGAACCCGGCCCTCATCCCCTGCACGCAGTGCATCACAGGCGGTGGCGATCTGTACGAGTTCATCATTCCGAAGCACAAGAGCGGGCACGACATCTTCGTCGAGATGCTGCGCCTGGACGGGACCGTGCAGGTCTACGGCCCGGCCATCAGGGACTGCACGCCCTGA
- a CDS encoding MFS transporter: MNPWRGLRGLPRTVWILSATTLVNRLGTMALPFMALYLTRSRGFSGAEAGLVLTVYGLAALLAGPLSGRLCDRVGAVRVAQAALLLSGATVMALPFARTLGAILAITVLWALTNESFRPANLTLFSSFVEPERRKAAFALARLAVNLGMSVGPAAGGFLASVSFPVLFYVDGASSLAAGVVLVLSARYLAAGNPAPAGSGGGRDRSRGPSSGSDLGGPRAWTDRHLLYFLVALLPILVVFFQHEASMPLFLVGHLSMKESSYGLLFTLNTALIILLEVPLNLRTAHWTHRRTLALGAFLVGAGFGAMALCSGPLGVALTVVIWTFGEMMLLPGSSAYVADIAPPERRGSYMGLYTMSFSAAFTIGPGLGVAILERFGARVLWGAAFAFGCVSMAMLGRVGSRVGTAPVEAAPLVLPPTGEAL; this comes from the coding sequence ATGAACCCGTGGCGGGGTCTCCGCGGCCTGCCGCGGACGGTCTGGATCCTCTCGGCGACGACGCTGGTCAACCGGCTGGGGACGATGGCGCTCCCGTTCATGGCGCTCTATCTGACACGCAGCCGGGGGTTCTCGGGCGCCGAGGCCGGCCTCGTGCTCACGGTCTACGGCCTCGCGGCGCTTCTGGCGGGCCCCCTGTCCGGCCGTCTCTGCGACCGCGTGGGAGCCGTGCGCGTGGCGCAGGCTGCCCTCCTCCTGTCGGGCGCGACGGTCATGGCACTCCCCTTCGCGCGCACTCTCGGGGCGATTCTCGCCATCACCGTCCTCTGGGCGTTGACCAATGAGTCGTTCCGGCCCGCCAATCTCACGCTGTTCTCGTCGTTCGTCGAACCGGAGCGGCGCAAGGCGGCCTTCGCCCTGGCCCGTCTGGCCGTCAATCTGGGGATGAGCGTCGGCCCCGCCGCCGGCGGTTTCCTGGCCTCCGTGTCTTTCCCGGTCCTGTTCTACGTGGACGGGGCGTCGTCTCTCGCGGCGGGAGTCGTGCTGGTCCTGTCCGCACGCTACCTCGCTGCCGGGAACCCGGCTCCGGCCGGGTCGGGAGGGGGCCGCGACCGTTCGCGCGGACCGTCCTCAGGGTCCGACCTCGGCGGTCCGAGAGCCTGGACGGACCGGCACCTGCTCTACTTCCTGGTCGCGCTTCTGCCGATCCTGGTCGTCTTCTTCCAGCACGAGGCCTCGATGCCGCTCTTTCTCGTCGGCCACCTGTCCATGAAGGAGTCGTCCTACGGCCTGCTGTTCACGCTCAACACGGCCCTGATCATCCTGCTCGAGGTCCCGCTCAATCTCCGGACGGCGCACTGGACCCACCGTCGGACCCTGGCCCTCGGGGCCTTCCTGGTCGGCGCCGGCTTCGGCGCCATGGCGTTGTGCTCGGGCCCGCTGGGGGTCGCTCTCACGGTCGTGATCTGGACGTTTGGAGAGATGATGCTGCTTCCGGGAAGCAGCGCCTACGTGGCCGACATCGCCCCGCCGGAACGGCGCGGCTCCTACATGGGCCTGTACACCATGTCGTTCAGCGCGGCCTTCACCATCGGTCCGGGGCTCGGAGTGGCGATCCTCGAGCGCTTCGGGGCGCGCGTTCTCTGGGGCGCCGCGTTCGCGTTCGGCTGCGTATCCATGGCCATGCTCGGCCGGGTCGGGTCCCGGGTCGGGACCGCACCCGTCGAGGCGGCGCCGCTCGTCCTCCCGCCGACGGGGGAGGCGTTGTAG
- a CDS encoding DUF4097 family beta strand repeat-containing protein, with translation MRLSSALLALSVLALALPTPQVSAETTRTIRLELPAGDANLFAVENLAGTMRVAPGTGPVLVAIATIHAENDNLATAMKFERVISEKGVPTLRVRYPLDRESTIRYPGRGTGGRGILEGFFGGSSTRTEYDGHRVKISDSQGVLLYADVEVQVPRHRLADATFRNHVGPLEGHDVEGRIVFDTASGDVSLARVRGEIKADTGSGDVKASDLEGAFVCDTGSGNCDVTGFKGEKVGCDVGSGDVTIRSVDARLVDVDTGSGDVHVLDGDIEAFEADTGSGDVRLESRGARLTRVKADTGSGDVTLRLAAGASFEALADQGSGDINMGFKDAQAIVRHKEVIGYRRGDARIKIEVDTGSGDLTIEPGA, from the coding sequence ATGAGACTGTCTTCCGCACTGCTGGCCCTGTCCGTCCTTGCTCTGGCCCTCCCGACGCCGCAGGTTTCGGCCGAGACCACGAGGACCATCCGCCTCGAGCTGCCGGCCGGCGACGCCAATCTGTTCGCCGTGGAGAACCTCGCCGGCACCATGCGCGTCGCGCCCGGAACCGGCCCGGTCCTCGTCGCGATCGCGACCATCCATGCCGAGAACGACAACCTCGCGACCGCCATGAAGTTCGAGCGGGTGATCAGCGAGAAGGGAGTGCCGACCCTGCGCGTCCGCTATCCGCTCGACCGCGAGAGCACCATTCGATACCCCGGCCGCGGGACCGGCGGCAGGGGAATCCTGGAAGGCTTCTTCGGAGGATCCAGCACGAGGACCGAGTACGACGGCCACCGGGTGAAGATCAGCGACAGCCAGGGCGTGCTGCTCTATGCCGACGTCGAGGTGCAGGTGCCCCGCCATCGTCTTGCCGACGCGACGTTTCGCAATCACGTCGGCCCTCTCGAAGGCCACGACGTCGAGGGGAGGATCGTGTTCGACACCGCGAGCGGCGACGTGTCCCTGGCCAGGGTGAGAGGGGAGATCAAGGCGGACACCGGGTCGGGTGACGTGAAGGCGAGCGACCTGGAGGGTGCGTTCGTCTGCGACACCGGCAGCGGCAATTGCGACGTGACCGGCTTCAAGGGCGAGAAGGTCGGCTGCGACGTCGGCTCCGGCGACGTCACCATCCGATCGGTGGACGCGAGGCTCGTCGACGTCGACACCGGCTCGGGGGACGTGCACGTCCTCGACGGCGACATCGAGGCGTTCGAGGCCGACACGGGATCGGGGGACGTCCGCCTGGAGAGCCGGGGCGCACGGCTCACTCGCGTCAAGGCCGACACCGGATCGGGCGACGTCACGCTGCGACTCGCCGCGGGTGCCTCGTTCGAGGCGCTGGCCGACCAGGGCAGCGGCGACATCAACATGGGCTTCAAGGACGCCCAGGCGATCGTGCGGCACAAGGAAGTGATCGGCTATCGTCGAGGCGACGCCCGCATCAAGATCGAAGTCGACACCGGCAGCGGCGACCTGACCATCGAGCCGGGCGCCTAG
- a CDS encoding MFS transporter, which produces MAATTSFGGPPGARRLALEGAFQSLAQGLGEAYLGAYALLLGAGGLALGLVATLPTAATAAAQVLARRALTRAGGARRLLARSWSAQAIGYLALGLCLLASYPWSVVALVTVALFAWGCGGIAVPAWTSLVSNLVPPSRHGWFFGLRGAAQACGVLTAILSGGALLSILTARGHEALGFVLIFAYAALGRVFGSALLARLPEPARAEPGRPRPVELKPIRSSRKFRRLSIYLWSLHLATHVSSPFFVPYMLRELRFSYLLVGALIATPAIVKVATLGIWGRLADRLGPGPVLRTTGWLVAPVPALWLVSRSPWWILAAQVYSGLVWGAFELAQASSILQTTRARERQVAWFNAVDGGVLIAGSLIGGTVVNLVSGRGGQGYLTAMGLSTLLRLLPAVGILWRLRGIGRPAWSHLMMPLRVWTVRPTRGLTLRVWEGFRLTGFRPARSWPGRAVPGAARRGRPTSGIIEGSAAVEPETGRPVPSVLESPPRAAG; this is translated from the coding sequence TTGGCAGCGACGACGTCCTTTGGTGGGCCCCCCGGAGCCCGCCGGCTCGCCCTGGAGGGGGCTTTCCAGTCGCTGGCCCAGGGGCTTGGCGAAGCCTACCTGGGGGCCTACGCCCTCCTCCTCGGGGCGGGCGGACTGGCACTCGGTCTCGTAGCGACGCTGCCCACCGCCGCCACGGCGGCGGCGCAGGTCCTGGCGCGGAGGGCCCTGACCCGGGCGGGTGGGGCCCGGCGTCTCCTGGCGCGTTCCTGGTCGGCACAGGCGATCGGCTACCTGGCCCTCGGCCTCTGCCTGCTGGCCTCCTACCCCTGGTCGGTCGTGGCGCTCGTCACGGTGGCCCTGTTCGCCTGGGGCTGTGGGGGGATTGCCGTGCCGGCCTGGACGTCCCTCGTCTCAAACCTGGTGCCGCCCTCCCGACACGGATGGTTCTTCGGGCTGAGGGGCGCGGCGCAGGCGTGCGGCGTGCTCACGGCCATTCTCAGCGGCGGGGCGCTCCTGTCGATTCTGACCGCCCGGGGACACGAGGCGCTCGGATTCGTCCTGATATTCGCGTACGCCGCGCTGGGACGCGTCTTCGGCTCGGCTCTGCTGGCGCGCCTGCCCGAACCGGCGCGGGCGGAGCCGGGACGTCCGCGTCCGGTCGAGCTCAAACCGATCCGCTCCTCACGCAAGTTCCGCCGCCTGTCGATCTACCTCTGGAGCCTGCACCTCGCGACCCACGTGTCCAGCCCGTTCTTCGTGCCCTACATGCTGCGGGAGCTCCGATTCAGCTACCTGCTGGTGGGGGCGCTGATCGCCACACCCGCGATCGTCAAGGTCGCCACGCTCGGGATCTGGGGAAGGCTGGCCGACCGCCTGGGCCCGGGTCCCGTCCTGAGGACGACCGGTTGGCTGGTCGCACCTGTTCCGGCGCTGTGGCTGGTGTCGAGGAGCCCCTGGTGGATTCTCGCGGCGCAGGTCTATTCCGGCCTGGTCTGGGGTGCCTTCGAGCTCGCCCAGGCCTCGTCGATCCTGCAGACGACACGCGCCAGGGAGCGGCAGGTTGCCTGGTTCAACGCCGTGGACGGAGGGGTGCTCATCGCCGGTTCCCTCATCGGCGGCACGGTCGTGAACCTGGTGAGCGGACGGGGAGGACAGGGGTACCTGACGGCAATGGGCCTGTCGACCCTCCTGAGGCTGCTTCCCGCCGTCGGAATCCTGTGGCGCCTGCGCGGCATCGGGAGGCCCGCCTGGTCGCATCTCATGATGCCCCTGCGCGTATGGACAGTCAGGCCCACGCGCGGCCTGACACTGCGCGTGTGGGAGGGATTTCGGCTGACCGGCTTCCGCCCGGCGCGTAGTTGGCCCGGGCGTGCCGTGCCCGGCGCCGCGCGGCGCGGCCGGCCGACGAGTGGGATCATCGAAGGCTCCGCGGCGGTCGAGCCGGAGACGGGACGGCCGGTCCCCTCCGTCCTGGAATCCCCCCCGCGGGCCGCGGGCTAG
- a CDS encoding TIGR01777 family oxidoreductase yields the protein MRILVSGSSGLVGSALVPSLGTGGHQVVRLVRTRPAAGAAAILWDPARGALDAADLEGMDAVVHLAGEGLVPGRWNAARKARIRDSRVGGTRLLADTIARLSNPPRVFICASAVGYYGDRGDEVLREDSPPGRDFLAEVCRAWEEATEPAARKGVRVVQHRFGVILSPRGGALRTMLPPFRLGVGGRLGDGRQYMSWITLDDVLGAIEHALLTVTLKGPVNTVAPHPSTNAEFTGTLGRVLGRPTLLPMPAFAARLAFGEVADALLLASQRVEPARLLASGYRFRHPDLEPALRFLLGRPA from the coding sequence ATGAGAATCCTGGTCAGCGGCTCGTCCGGGCTGGTCGGGTCGGCGCTCGTCCCTTCCCTCGGCACGGGGGGGCACCAGGTCGTCCGTCTGGTCCGCACGCGACCCGCGGCAGGGGCGGCAGCCATCCTGTGGGACCCCGCGCGCGGGGCGCTCGACGCGGCTGACCTGGAAGGCATGGACGCGGTCGTTCATCTGGCGGGGGAAGGCCTCGTACCGGGACGCTGGAACGCAGCCAGGAAGGCGCGCATCCGCGACAGCCGCGTCGGCGGCACGCGGCTCCTGGCGGATACCATCGCCCGCCTGTCGAACCCGCCGCGGGTCTTCATCTGTGCCTCGGCGGTCGGCTACTACGGCGATCGGGGGGACGAGGTCCTGCGTGAAGACTCCCCTCCCGGTCGGGACTTTCTGGCCGAGGTCTGTCGTGCCTGGGAGGAGGCCACCGAGCCGGCCGCACGCAAGGGAGTCCGCGTCGTGCAGCACCGCTTCGGAGTCATCCTGAGCCCCAGGGGAGGGGCGCTCCGAACCATGCTTCCCCCCTTCAGGCTGGGGGTGGGCGGCCGACTCGGGGATGGACGCCAGTACATGAGCTGGATCACCCTGGACGACGTCCTGGGGGCGATCGAGCATGCCCTCCTGACCGTCACGCTGAAGGGCCCGGTGAATACGGTGGCGCCGCACCCCAGCACCAACGCCGAGTTCACGGGGACCCTCGGGCGGGTCCTCGGACGGCCGACCCTCCTCCCGATGCCCGCCTTCGCCGCCCGGCTTGCCTTCGGCGAGGTGGCCGACGCCCTCCTCCTTGCGAGCCAGAGGGTCGAGCCGGCCCGCCTTCTTGCCTCCGGGTACCGCTTCCGGCATCCGGACCTTGAACCGGCGCTGCGATTCCTTCTCGGTCGACCGGCGTAA